TTCCCAGTGTTCCCTGATCAACCGCCCTGCTCCTTTTTTCCAGCTTCTTTCCCCACTCGTCTCCCTTTTCTCAGAGTATGCgctctctcccttctctcaaTCCCGtttccttttccccctctatcCCCTGTCCAGCCCTACTCTTTTTGAGACTCCTTAGGCTGTTTTGGTAGGGCTGGAAATTAGGCCAGTGGGGATCTTAGCTTCCAGTTTGGGAGGGAAGAACTTCTTAGCTCTTGATTTTGGAGAGGATGGATTAGAAACAGAGGCTCTACTTTTGCCTGTAGAGAGGTTTGGGATCTTATGAACGCCCAAGGTACCTTCCCTTACAGGCTGTGCTGCCCAGGGCCAGAGAGCACCCGGGGCTGGGTTGGCTCTTGGAATCACAGGGATAGAGTGAGGCCTTCTATACAGCGTGGTGGTACAGGTGCGACATGTGTTCGCTGCTTTTTGAACTTTGGGTCAGGCCACTTCTCCAGAGCAGAGCAAGACTAACAAGAGTGAAGATGTTAGGCACAGTCGTAGGAAGAGGGTCCCTGGACATTGAGTTTACAGGGCATAGTGGTTGGGGTCTGGGTACAGAAAGAGTGTGCTCTAACAGCCTGGAAAGAGAGCTAGGGCTCTAGGAGTTCAGAGAGGAAGGAATGCTGGAGCAAAAAGACGGGCTTTGGAGCCCAGTGAATGATGGTCGTGGGGCTCAGAGGGAAAGGAAGCTGGGATCCGAAGGGCTCAGGTGCCACAGGGTGCGGTCATTTCCGTGCTAACCCCTCCTTACATACCCCTTTCTCCCCTCCTAGAGGCCAAGTTACAGAAGTTTGACTTGTTCCCCAAGACGCTGCTTCAGGCAGGCCGCCCAGGCAGCCCGCCGCAGCAGCCGGGAAAGCCCTTATCACCCGACGGCGCGGACTCGGGTCCTGGGACATCGTCCCCGGAGGTGCGGCCGGGCTCGGGCTCGGAGAACGGCGACGGCGAGTCCTTTTCGGGGTCACCCCTGGCCCGGGCCTCCAAAGAGGCAGGTGGCAGCTGCCCAGGCAGTGCTGGCCCCGGAGGTGGCGGCGAGGAGGACAGCCCGGGATCCGCCAGCCCTTTGGGTTCAGAATCCGGTTCCGAGGCCGACAAAGAAGAGGCGGAGGCCTCGCCCGCGCCAGGGCTGGGCGGGGGCCCGGGTCCACGGCAGCGGACGCCGCTGGACATCTTGACGCGCGTCTTCCCGGGCCACAGGCGGGGCGTCCTGGAGCTGGTGTTGCAGGGCTGCGGCGGCGACGTGGTGCAGGCCATCGAGCAGGTGCTCAACCACCACCGCGGGGGCCTGGCGGCCGGCCTCGGCCCCACCGTGCCCCCAGACAAGGCCGCAGTTGGGGCGGTAGGCGCCGCGGACGACGCGTGGCCAGGCCGCGTGGACGCCGCGGCTGCCGGGGGCCCGGGGCTCCCCGCGCCGCTGCAGGCGGGCCCCGCCGCACCTCCGCACCACAGACCTTTGCTGGCCGGCGCCATGGCGCCCGGGGCTCTGGGCTCGCTGAGCAGCCGCTCGGCCTTCTCGCCATTGCAGCCCAACGCCAGTCACTTCGGCGCCGAGGCCGGCGCCTACCCGCTGGGCGCGCCGCTCGGCCTCAGCCCCCTGCGCCTGGCCtactcggcggcggcggcgcacAGCCGCGGCCTGGCCTTCATGGCTCCCTACTCCACCGCTGGCCTGGTGCCCACCCTCGGCTTCCGCCCGCCCATGGACTACGCCTTCAGCGATCTCATGCGCGACCGCTCGGCCGCCGCCGCTGCCGTGCACAAGGAGCCAACCTACGGCGGCGGCCTGTACGGGCCCATGGTCAACGGAGCCCCGGAGAAGCAGTAGGGCGAGCGGCCCCGAGCCTGTTGGCCCCCAAACAGGGACCAGCCCGGTCCCCGCGGGCCGCCGGCCAGTCCTCGCCTGGTGCGCGCTCTGCGCCCCGGCTAGGGTCCTCTCGCTCCATGgtggttttcagttttgttttggaCAGTGGGTGGGGAGAGCCGAGCAGAGAGGAGCAGCTTCGGGTGCAGATATTCTCGGAGGGGATGCGCCGCCCAGATCCTCGACCCCGATCCCCTCATCAAGGCTCCCCAGCCCTTCGAAAGGCCAGGAATTCTTGCGAATTCAAAGGCTGCAGCCGCCGCACCAGCTCCTGCCTCTCCTGTCTCTGTGCTCGTCCCACCTGCCCACGCTCGCAAATGGATGGCAGGATAGGTCTGTCTTATGTGTCTCCCCTTTccttaaaaaagtttaaatattctCTCTAACAAATATAAATTTAGGATGTATAAATCTCTTGGCACTGAGTCGAGTCTTTGGGACACACATATATATCGATatcaattgtaaaaaaaaaaaaggaaaattctaagGTGCACTTTCCTCGTTGCGGTATTTGTCGCTCTCTTTGTTGCTTATGCCGATAAGCATGGGTTTCCTTGGTGCAGTGTgagtttttatatatgtataaatctatatataaactatacatatatatacaagcCAGTGTATAATGTTATAAAATGGAATTCTAAGTTATTAATTGTAATCTGTAGGTGACCTCGGTATTAAcgtgaaaaatattcaaaaacaagcaaaaaaaaaaaaaaaggacaaaacgGAAAAAATTAGACTATGCGCGCTTTGTACTTATCAGGTTTTATAGATGAAATATATCGTAAACTCGAGACGAATCCTGCCCACCCGCCCCTCTTGCCTGCGGCGGGTCTCTCGCTAAGGAACGGTCAAGGTGCACACGAAAGCAGGAGCGGAGTGACGTGTGACTGAGCCAGAGCCGCCCGCTGGAGCCCATCCCCGCCTCCCCGGACTCGCCAAACACCTCGGCCGAAGGGCCGGCAGCGGGAAACGCTGCCGCAGAGAATGGCTCTCTTTGTGCTTTCCTTTGCATAGACATGAgctagaaataaatgttattttctaagaaaacaaCACCGAATCCCGTCCCGCTTCTCGGGCGGCCCGGTTGAAAGATCTTAATTTCTCGCGGGAGCCGCGGTGCCCGGGAGAAGCTTGGCCGAGGTCCGGCGGGTGCTACGACCCTCGGGGTACTGGACGAGGAGACTTTTAGCCGCGCCCGGGAGAGGCGTGCGCTCAGCCCTCCAGGAGGAGTGGCGCCCGCTGCTCGCGTGGGACCTGGTGTCCCTCCAGCTCCCGCTCGGGTGGGCGGCGGGGTCGCCTGGTCAGTGCTGTCTGTTCCTGGAATCCTGCGAGGCTGGCAGAGCGGCTCCTGTTCTTTGGGCGCAGATCTGGGCGCCCACCGCGCGCCTCCCTGCTGGATTTTGGAACGAACCGCAGCCGAAGCACAACCAGGCGACTGGGGCGGGAAAGCCAAGACCGTGTTCCGTCAGAGGCCTGGGAGTTATTGTGGGGTGATGGGGTGGTGGGGTGATGGGGTGGCGGGGTGCTGCCTTCGCCCTAGGCAGTGTAATCTGGGAGCGGCAGTGAGGACGCGCTTTCCAGCCCGACCCTCAGTCCTCACTCCGCACCCCTTTTTCCTTCCCTGCTTTAGCGGAGCGGAGGAAATTGGCGGCTCCGGGCCGACCCCCTCCTCCGGCCTCCCGCgtccctccagctcccagctgggtGACTCCCCCTCTCCGAGAAACCGGGCGCGCCCCTCCCCTAGGCTGGGCCGGCGGCTTCCCAAGGTAAACTTCTGGGGCCGACTCGAGTTCCGCCAGGCGGTGAAACTTAATAGCAGGACAAGAAAACGGTTTAATAAAGAAGGGCTTTAATAGGGAACTAATTTGATTGAGTTGCCTAATTCCACTTTAATTGGAAAGGGGTTTCGCTGTTTGGTTATAAAGTGAGAGGGTGAGGGAGAGCTGGAAGTGGGGGGCGGTGAGAAGGAGCGAGAGAAGAAAGATGGGGCAAGAGAGATCGTTCGAGATAGGCAATGAAGataaggaaaggagagaggggggaagaagaaaagaaagaggaaaaagttaCCTAGGAAGTGGAGAGGAAGGCGGGAGAAAGTGAGCGGAGCTTCTAGAAGTGTGAACTTGCTTGTGCTTCAAGGCTGCGCTCTCCTGCCTCCCAACTCCAGGTTTTCGGATGCCTCGAGGTCTCTCTCATTCCGGGTTCCAGCCACCCCTCCTCAGCATCTGCCTTCATCCCCACTCGAGGTGAACTTAAGATCGGCTTTGAGCTCCTGGTTTCAGGAGGGATCTATACTGGGTGCTCCGAAGTTTTTGGTTCCTGATGGTCCTCAAGCCAGGCCTAGGGAGGCTGCCTAGGGGCCCATGTTACCCATTCTCTAAAATACCTAGAACTTCATAGATTCCAAGGTCATTGTTTTAGTTCATCCTCACAGGCAAAtcatcaggaaactgagatcgaGTGGTTCAGGGACTTGTCCACCCATTCGGGGACCTTGgatctcttttcctttccattttcccactcctcctcctctctttaaGCGGTCTCGGCTGACCGACGGTGGGGACTCTGCGGAAATCGCCTCCTGTGTACACACGCGGCCCAGAGAGGAGAAATGACTCGCTCCTAGCGCCCAGAGAGGCCGCGGGGCCTCCGTTAGGTTCGAACGTCTTCTTTCATAGAGCTCAGAACGGTTCTCAGGCGGTGGAAGTTAGAGGGGGTGGGGTAGTGGGGTAGTGGGGTAGTGGGGTTCCAAGGTTCCGCTTCTCGCTGGTCCGATGGAAACCCAGGGCAGTCAGTCACGGCCTCGGCGCCTGGCGAAGGCCTACATCTTAGGCGCTCCAGACTCCACGGCCCACTGAGCAGTCAGGACTAAACAGTGACCCTTTCAGGGTCGGACATCTGCGAGGAGCCCAGGACGCTCAAGCCAGGTTGCTACGTTGCACCGGTGGGAGTGGCGGGGGTGGGTGAGGAGGCACCTAGGATTCAGGGAGCTTCCTCGGTGGGCTGGAGGGGGCTGGGGCCTGAGGTCGCTGGGATCCGCATTGGGGAAGAGCTTGGGGTTCTCGAGTTGGGCGGTGCTCTCTCCCCTGATGGAGAGGACAAAAATGGGAGCATAACCTCTTTTCTCTCGGGAGGGGAAGATGGGACAGGAGTTCCCTTCTTGATCTGTACTGGCTGTTTATTCCCAAACCCTCCTCTAAGCCTGCTGGAGCCGACCCTGGGCTGGACTGCCTTGCGGGAAACACCACTGAAATAGtagtctttaaaaattatctcccCTTCCAGCCCAACAGTAGCAACTCCATGGCTGTGTGCCAGAACCTGTACTAAGCAAGGACCTGTACTAAGCAAGGACCCTGCGGGGGTGGGGCAGGTGAGGAAGAGCCTGGAGCTGGGATCCAGGCTGTCCTTGGCCAGGGGTATTCATTCACAGATCACTGAAGTCAGCAAGTATTTACTCAGTGCTTACCGAGTGCCAAACCCAGTGCAAGACAGGTGCCATCCTTACCCAATAAAAATTGTGTTGGGAGCCAGGAGACAGATAAGCAGGCAAGGAGGATGTGCTGACCAGTGCCAAGGAGGTCTGCCAGGGAGTTCAGGGAGGTCTGCCAATGAAAGGCAAGCTAGGCAAGGTGCTTCACCTGAGTTTCCTTCTCAGGTAAATAGGGCTGTGGTAGCCTGTGCCACGTTGAGTgctgtgagcattaaatgagatactgTGCAGAAAGCTCTTAGCTCTGTCAGTACTCACTGCTCAGGGCCTACTCCCTCGGCTTCTGTTACTGTAATTCTCAGATTCTTTGGTATGGACGTTGTCCCaattcacagaggaggaaatggctcaGAGGGATCAAGTGACTGGGACAAATTCAGCTTATAAATTCTCTAAAGTGTCACGAGTTATGGGAGACACCCTGCCCAGGGCAAGGGGCCACAGAGAAAGGTCATTAGATTGAAGAGAGTGGGTTCTGGAGATGCTTCTGAGACGGGGAAGGCTGCAACTGGGTTCCAAGGAGCTTGATGAGGGGCAGCATTGCAATTCATGGAAGGAACTTGGTGAGGGAGGGAGTGAAGTGTCCCTCTAAAGGAGCAGGTGGAGAGGAAGGAGTTGAGGGCAGGCTGTGATTAGAGGTTAGAGGTTAGGTCATGGAGATCCTTGAACTCCAGTCTGAGGGGTGTGGCTTTCAGAGTGTGGGTACTGGTGGACACTGATAGCAGAGCCTGGTGAGATTTGCATTTGTGTTGGATggcctcgggcttccctggtggctcaggcagtaaagaatccgcctgcaatacaggagacccggattccatccctgtgttgggaagattcacctttgttgggaagatcctggattGGATAGGTTGTTAGGAGGAAGGCTGAACATCTCTGAGGAGGAGCTGTGAGAGATGGTAGCACCAAAAATGACTAGTGGGAGCAGGAACAGGGAGAGAGAAGTTGACTGCAAGCACTGCTGGAGCCAGACTCTCCACTGGAGCTCCAATGTGGGGAGTAAGCCGAGAGGAGAGCTCATGGCTGATTTGCAGATGTCTGGGCTGGGTGACTCACTGAGGGTGATACTCAGAATGTGGGCTTCTGAAACAGAGGCAAGGTTGGAGGGTGAGGAACACTTTTTCAATATTCAAACTACAGACTTGCAAGGACTTATAGGGCCTCTAGGAATGGACACCAAAATGGTGGAGTCAACATTTGAGTGGCGGCAGGGCCTTGGGAGGATGAATTGGGTCAGCACTacctttccccccaccccatagGACACAGGACTCTCTTAGTAGAGGCCATGGACCAGGGAAGGGTGTCAAGATCCCAGACATTGGGAGTTCTGCCTCTCACCATTTTTGTTCATGCCAAGAAGCCCGGCATATTAAAATTATTCTCTTAAAACTTTGCACACTTTAAAGGTCATTGTCCTGGGGCAGGACCCTGGGCAGTCAGTCCTGGATCTATTGTGACACAATGGAGCTTAAAACAAACTTTGAGACTCTTCACCTGTACATGTTTTTCCCAAGGTCTCGCATTTTGTGCACATAGTCAAGTGGCTTCTTTGTCTTAAAGTTTCAGGCTCCATTAAAAATTCCATCTGCTACTGCACAACACTGGTCACACCTTCTGGTTTCCTGTTTCTATTAATTATTGCTGCATAGCAAATGCCCCCAAATTTAGTGACTTAGAACAGTTATCATTTTATTACCTCATAATTttatgggtcaggaatttggacagggcatgggcttccctggtggctcagggggtaaagaatctgcctttaatgcgggagacctggattcactccctcctttgggaagatcccctggaggagggcatggcaactcactccagtattcttgtctggagtatccccatggacagaggagcctggtgagttacagtccatggggtggcaaagagtcacacacaactgagcgactaagcacagcacagtacatcTCAGCTTGGAATTCTTCCGTGGCCTCCGGTAAAAATATGCagtgtcttttgttttattttattgggcttccctgatgactcagcgggtagagaatctacctgcaatgcagtagacaccaGAGTCattagttcgatccctgggtcgagaagattccctggagaaggaaatggcaacctactccagtattcttgcttgggaaatctcatggacagaggagcctgacaggctacagtccaaagggtcgcaaagagttagacatgactgagcgactaagcgcatgGCTGGATCATTCTAAAAACTGTTCCATACAGTGCTGATGGAGATCTCTTAGTGGTATTCAGCTGGTGGATGTGTTGGTCTGGAGGGTAACAGCTTCAGTCACACGTCTGGTGCCTTTGCATGGATGGCAGgaaggctgggctcagctggagcATTGACTGGAGCACCTACCTGCAGCCCTTTGTCATGGTGGCCTCAGGGTATCAGACCTCTTACATGTTGACTCAGGGTTCCAAGAGCAGGTATTTCAGTGAACAAAGTGAAAGCTATGTGGCCCTTTACAATCTAGCTTTACATATCAAGGAATGTAACAAGACTCTACTAATGCAAGTGACTGACACCCAAGTCACACTAACTTAAAAAGAGATAATTGACATCCTCCTTGAAGCCAGTCCTCAGTTACCAAGTCTTCTGCAGGATATAGGGCCTCTGGAAAACCAAGCTTTCAGGACAGTTGAATGTCTATTTTAGCCCTACTAgtttttgttttaacattttagGGTAGGAGCTATATAAAACATGCtacttgcttttctgttttcatttccaagGGACACTGAAGTACTCTAAACTTTCTCTGATTCAAACTCATCTCAGGATATACCACGATCCGACCATGGGGTCTAATTGCAAACAGGGTTCATTGGCTCAGAGACTAAGAGACTCAACATTTCTGGGATTTTCTGGGGCACTCTTGTTTTGAAAaccttttattatgaaatatttcaagcaTTGAATAAAGTTGAGAGAAGAATATGATAAGTCTTTACATATTCATCACAGAACTTTACTAATTACTAACATTTGCCATATTTGTTTGGtctaaatttttctttgaagtatttaaaaataaattactgacATTGTAAAGTTCCATTGTGAAATACTTCAGCGTGCATTTCTAAAGCATGAGACATTTTCTTACAGAACTGCAGTATTGTTAAGACactatcaataataaaaataattccctTATATTATCTAATACTCAATATGTATTAAGATTTACCCAATTACCCCATTGGGGATAGACTTACTTGTTTGTTTAAGTGGTAAagagtggcactagtggtaaagaacctgcttgccaacgcAGAAAACATAAGATACCTGGATtgaatccctgaatcaggaagatcccctggaggaaggcatggtgacccactctactgtttttgcctggagaaaccccgtggacagaagggcctggtgggctaagtccatagggttgcaaagagtcagatgtgactaagcatgcatgcacatacacataacaTATAACTTACTGATTGTTTGAACCAGGATTTGATCATCTATAGCAGATCCTGTCAGAGTCCCACTTATATCCCTTGGACCTTTTAGTTCACTtatttccagcttccagaaacAGTTTCTCTATGTGTAAGGGCTTTAAGTTCAGAATTACAGAAGCAAGTGGCACACCAGGGTTGGGGTAGTGAGAGCCTTTTCTCCAGAGTAGGCAGTGAGCGGGTACATGATTTGTAGAgagtttaaaacaataataatactgACAAGTTGATCAGCCTTTTAAATTATCACCAGAGCCCAGAAATTctgaaaaaagtcagaaagaaaatattacttaCCTCAAAAAAGTTGTTGGTGGTCAAAATCCTAGACAAGCCTTGCAGtgactgtgtgtgtatacagatagatacacacatgtatattcatgtatttctttctttcttatttaaaattttttattttattattttttttatatttgactGTTCTGTGGTACATTGCTAAGTGGTGGAACGCACAAATAGATTTGCATAAACACCATCACAGTCAGGATTCAAAGCATCTCCATCAGCCCAGAAAACTGCCCACGCTGCTCCTTTATGATCAAACCTTTTCCTCAACTTCCAGCCCTTGGCCCCCACTCTTCTCTGTCCTTACAGTTCCTTCTTTTCCAGAGTGTTATATAGATGAATCATACGGTACGTGGCCTCTTCAGATTGGCTTCCTTCACTCACCATAGTGCCTTTAAGGTTCAACCGAGTTGTTGCATGTGTCAGTAGTTTATTCGTATTTATTGCTGCGTAGTATTGAATTAAATGGATGTACTACAGTTTGCTAATCCATTCAATGTTGAAGGACTTTTGGATTCatttttggtgattatgaatggatgaatggaacTGCTATAAACTATGAACAGTCTTTTGCGTGATCGCAAGTTTTCATTTGTCCAGGGTAAATACTTGGAAGTATGATTGCCAAGTCATATGGtgagtgtatgtttaactttatattgTCAGAGGGGTAtaaccattttgcattctcaccagcaacatATGAGAGTTGCTGCATCATCACTCTTGCTTTGtctggctcattttttttttaagcctttctGATAGCCTttctgcagcacgctaggcttccctgtagTGTAGTGTAGTGTAGATTTGatttactgtggttttgatttgcattttcttaatgactgATGACCttaagcaccttttcatgtatttatattttatccatATATATCTTTGCTGAAttgtctgttcaaatattttgcccagttttttaaaagttgagttgTTTTCTAacaattgtatatttttaaataatagctttTTGAGAGATCATTCATGTGCCATACAACTcactttttaaagtgtacaatggtTTCTAGTGTATTCCCATAGTTATGAAAACATTACCATAatcaattttataatattttcatcatcccccaAAGAAACTCTATACTCATTAACAGTCATTACCCATTTGCCCCAAACTTTCCAACTCTACATAGCTACTAATTTACTTTCTGCCTATAAATTTGTCTGTTTTGGaaaatttacataaatggaatcatacagtgtttggtcctttgtgtctggcttctttcacttagtataatgtttttgaggttcattgtAGCATAGATAAATATgtccttcctttttattgctgaataatattccatcaaatGAATATACCacatctgtttatccattcatctgttgatggacattagaGTTGCTTCCAGttgagttcagtccctcagtcatgtctgactctcggcaaccccatggactgcagcacgccaggcttccctgtccatcaccaactccaagagcttgctcaaattcatgtccattgagttgatgatgccatccaaccatctcatcctctgtcctccccttctcctcctgccttcagtctttcccagcttgagggtcttttccagttagtcagttcttcacatcaggtggccaaagtgttggagtttcaacttcagcatcagtccttccaatgaatattcaggactgatttcctttaggactgactggtttgatctccttgcagtccaaaggactctcaagagtcttttctccaacaccacagttcaaaatcatcaattcttcggcactcagctttctttatggtccaactctctcatccatacctgactattggaaaaaccatagcattgactacacagacatttgtcagcaaaataacttgtctgctttttaatatgctgtctaggtttgtcatagcttttcttccaaggagcaagtgtcttttaatttcatggctgcatctggtcccatcacttcatggcaaatagatgggaaaacaatggaaacagtgacagactttattttcttgggcttcaaaatcactgcagatggcgactgcagccatgaaattaagagttGCTTCCACTttgtggctattgtgaataatgttgctatgaacatttgtgtacaagtttttctgtgaatatacattttcatttctcttgattaGATACCTTGTAGCAGAATTACTAGATCATAGCTGTTTATTCAACTTTCTGAGgagctgccaaactgttttccacagccactgcaccattttacaatccTACCAGCATTGCATTagggtttcagtttctccacatccttgacaacacttgttattatccgttgttttttttaaattttagccaccCTAGTGGGTGTGAAAGTGGtatgtcactgtggttttgattttcatattCCTGATGACtaataatattgagcatctttcatat
This portion of the Cervus canadensis isolate Bull #8, Minnesota chromosome 2, ASM1932006v1, whole genome shotgun sequence genome encodes:
- the DMRTA2 gene encoding doublesex- and mab-3-related transcription factor A2 encodes the protein MELRSELPSVPGAATAAATATGPPVASVASVAAAAAAAASLPVSVAGGLLRAPPLLLRATEKYPRTPKCARCRNHGVVSALKGHKRYCRWKDCLCAKCTLIAERQRVMAAQVALRRQQAQEENEARELQLLYGTAEGLALAAANGIIPPRPAYEVFGSVCAADGGGPGAGAPAGAGGGATGAGSSEAKLQKFDLFPKTLLQAGRPGSPPQQPGKPLSPDGADSGPGTSSPEVRPGSGSENGDGESFSGSPLARASKEAGGSCPGSAGPGGGGEEDSPGSASPLGSESGSEADKEEAEASPAPGLGGGPGPRQRTPLDILTRVFPGHRRGVLELVLQGCGGDVVQAIEQVLNHHRGGLAAGLGPTVPPDKAAVGAVGAADDAWPGRVDAAAAGGPGLPAPLQAGPAAPPHHRPLLAGAMAPGALGSLSSRSAFSPLQPNASHFGAEAGAYPLGAPLGLSPLRLAYSAAAAHSRGLAFMAPYSTAGLVPTLGFRPPMDYAFSDLMRDRSAAAAAVHKEPTYGGGLYGPMVNGAPEKQ